Sequence from the Periplaneta americana isolate PAMFEO1 chromosome 5, P.americana_PAMFEO1_priV1, whole genome shotgun sequence genome:
CAGAAGAGGCACAAAAGACTGGACTTCTCAGGTAAACAACTACTGCAAAAATCTATGTaaagaccacaaagggaaaaacactagaggagagggattcgatctggtgctgtggattgtatTTTGTACTATTCACTTTGTTTCCTGTCTTCATTAATTCTGTTTCACATATGCTCATACATTGTTCTGCCAAGAAGTATTATTGTATAATGATGCAGGAAGACATCTTGAAAAATGTTTTCTCCTCTGGAGAAAGCATTTTCACTATTTTATCTCGTAAGATCtagaaaatttatttaatagataATGTCTTTCGTGGTGGCTGCTGATAGAtgcatattttaaacaaaacaagattgaaattcagaaaataatgcATCTTTactgcatttaaaaatgatcTGAAATGGTGTCTatggttatttaaattttactcttGGCCAATACTTAAGTACTCTGCTTTAACaggttctttgttttaaaatatttgcgaaataaaatgttacatatgAGTATGAACCTTTTAAATTAACAACTTATCATAAAGTTGTGATACAATTGACAATATGctaaatgttaaaaatatctgaaactgtttcatatgaaataattagGTCAGTATGAAATTTGTCCtatagaaaatttgaaataatttgcattatatggttaactactttgtgaatttcagttcatttaacaataaattataaaattatatcttgGAACAGGATGCATTTCAAACCCATCCTGTGCACATTCACTGCACTCACGTCAGTTGTCTTGCTTAATCGACTGTTTACACAATATCCTGCAACATTAATAGCATATATCAGTAAATTAACTACCTTCATTTTGTTTGTTGCTATTGGTTTCCGTGTTCCTCCACATCTttgacaattttaagtttttcggTACAAGTAAAGAATCACAATCTTATACCTTCAACGgtactcattttcagaattgaaaatataagacgcacaaactatacacttatcacacttgaacttgattctgacacatgtactgCTAATTGAAAcgtcatttaacaatgttaacaattgaaatatcCACGCGGAAAGATGATGACTTGTGCTGCCACCTTAGGAGTTGCACAAGAGGAAAATTGGACAATGTCGCCAACTTCATTTTGAATAAGCCGCACAcccgtattttttacttgtatatttcgaaAGAAAAGTGCGCTAGATATTTGAGAAAATATGGTAATTGGAATGTTACTGTTCCATTGACTTGATAGGCACAATCTGTCTCAATGCTGAAAACCTGGCAAACAAGTGGGGTGTTCGTATTTTATATACTCCTGTTAGCTGTGACAGGAATAGGCAAGATTAAAAGATGGCGAAATATTCGTGTATTGTGTCTGAAAAAAGCATGTGAAATGTCTTTGTGCACATTATTATGTATGATCTCGTGTCAGTTTTGTACTGTCACAAGCAATATGTTAGTCACTTAGATTATGTTCTCCTAGATGAATCAGATGACGAAGATGCTGGAAGTGATGTGACTGCCGAagttgaagatgaagatgaagaaccAAAGCTCGTGGATTATGACTCAGAGGAGAATGAGATAATTAAGCCAGCACATGAGCCAAAGAAACGGTCAGCAGCAGAGTTCTTCGAAGATGAGGCAGAGCTCTCAGAATCTGAGTGGGGCAGTGAAGACGAGGATGAGCAGGACCTTGATACTCTAGAGTTCGAGGAAGGTGATGCTGAGAATCTGGACCAACGCAAAGTGAAGGCACAGCTCGACAAAATACATATGTGAGAGAGTTGCATGTTCATCTTCTGCTTGCATGTATTGCTTATGTATGTAACATGGATTAATGCTGTCCTTGCTCGATGGCCTACTAATCTTCAGCCACATGTAGATAGAGGTGGCtgtttgtttaatcaactgtctgaaCTTCATAATTGATACCAAGACCCCATAATAGTGAAAGATATCTTGAAGGAATATAAAGCATTttcactaaaaaataaataaaaggaagcttgtaaaatattaataagcaTTTATCTTCTAGTTACTAAGGTAGTCAACTAGGCTAGTGAAAAAAGAGTGAAATTATCAAGAAACTgtgattatatattacagttgtgGAGGTTTCGAAAAGAACTGGTCATTTCCAAAATAGTATAAGGGAGCCTGGGGAGGTTTgacccattatttttattttatttttatttccaaaaataaatttccTTAGAGGTGATGAAAACATACCATTAGATAGACTAAGATCTCAGACATATATGGTAAATTACAGAACAGCCTATtcttaatgtattaaatttcatatatgttttttaattatacTACTTTCTGGGTCAAACCTCCCCGCATAAGGGAGGTTTGGCCCACATGTTGGGAGGTTTGACCCAAGCCTACAAAACAGTACAAgtctgcaatatttaaataaattaggaacatgaaTACAAAGAACACTATTTCTAACAAAAGTACcaaacacaaatattataaaaatatagaaaatagtgAAAGTTCCACTGAGAAATAGCACTGTTTTCACTTAAcgcacatttaaattaataaatctcaCTGAGAACCTAAGTTTTGAAGACATTCTTTCAGTTCCATCTTGAAAAACTGGTTTTGGAAGAATTTTCATATCTTCAAATGGCACATAACTAGTGTCTTCAACATCAGGATACACAAAGCAGTCTGACCCGAATCGGTAGCGCCGCATGAATTTCACTTTACACTCATATTCTCTGATCTGTATAACTTTTCCAACATAATGGCATGCTGTCGACTTGGTGCAGAACTTAACCAAGACGAAATCACCACTTTTAGCAGACATCACTCCCCAATCTTCATTATTCACCTCCTCGCAGTCGTCATCATCAGTTATATTTTCAGAAGCCTCGTCCTCATCAGCCGTAGGAGTAAAGTGAgattctcttctctttttcctctcCTTTTCAATTGATACAGAGTCCTCACAGTCATtaggaaatattttcctaatagtttTGGAAGGAAGGGTAGCCTGATTTCTCTTCCTATTGACGCGTTCTTCGTACTCTTTCTCAATAGCTGCTTTGACAGGTGTGTCTGTCAACACACGACTAACAACCCTTTTGCGgccatttttacttttctttggaCCAGCTTTCGGGAAAGGTCTTACTTGTTCTGGTGAAATTCCACTACAACTTGGCTGGGTAATCAGTGTTGGATGGGGTTCTTTGCTTATGGCTGCTGCATCTTCACTGGCAGGACTTGGTCGATAAGTTACATATGAGCTCATAAAATCAGTAGAATTGAAAATAGTGGAATCAAATGGCCAGATCCCAGTGCATTTAAAGCCACTGATTATATTGGCAGGAGTGAAAGAAACAGGAAATGCATTTCCAACAAATTTTGGGATCTGGTAGATAGTTGCAGTCTCTCCTGGATGAGTGGTCATGAAGTCATCAATAGCTTGATTGTAAACAGTTTTGAAGGGCCCAAATACAGTTCTATCAAGTGGTTGAGTTTTATGGCTTGTGTGGGGTGGCAATGTTATTAGTGTGATACCATTGTCCTTAGCGATCTGAAGTGTCTGTGGTGTTACGTGAGATTCATGGTTGTCTAAGATGACAAGCACAGGACGTTCTTTAGAGCACTTTGTGTGTTTGATAAAGTGTTCCCAGTAATGAACAAAGGTCTCTCCAGTCATCCACCCACTTGGACTAACACCAGCACAAGAACCCACAGGAGCACCATCAATCATTTTATCATTTAATCTCTGTCTTGGATAGACAAAGAATGGTGGAACAGCATTTCCTGTTGCACTTACTGCACAGCAAAGTGTAACAAGTGTCCCCCTCTCAGCGGATGTCATTTTTGAGACCTGTTTTTCCCCTTTTGGTGCAATTACCTTGCCAGGTTTCTGTACATTTGTTACCCCAGTTTCATCCAGATTGTAAATTGATTCTGGGCCAAATTTATTGGTGTGATACACAGAACGAAGATTCTGGAAGAACTCGCCTACACTTGTTGGGTTAAAGGCTGTCCCTCTCCCTAGACTTTTTCCCTGGGGATTCCGCAGTGACAGTCTTGGGTGACGATGCATGAATCCTCTCTCCCAATCATAACTGGCTTGATTGTTTCTCTTCCAATTATCACCGATTGGTTTACCTCTAGCGACTGCATATTCATAAGCAAATCTTCGCAACTCTTTAGGAGTAAGACCATAATTCAACCTAGCTGCTGTTAGAAGGTACTTTTCTAAATCATTTTCCTCTTCTGAACTAAAAATCTGAGAGCTGTTGTGGTCTGCCTTGAAAGCTGTTTCATTTCCTTCCTTTACTTTAGTAACATACCTCCCTAAAGTCTTCCTATCAACTTCATATTCAACTGCAGCTGCTCGAATGCTCACATTATCATCGAGGACACGCTTTACAGCAGCTTTCATTACTCCTGGATCTACTTTCTTCCTTGGATTTTCAGTAGGTTTCCACTTGAAAGGCAtcctattaagaaataaaaaaaatgttatgaaatcacACACCATAACATGGGTCACACCTCCCTGCAATTTTGGGTCAAACCTCCCTCATGGGACTTTTTGTATatactaaaatatttatatacttaataataaagaaaactacacaataaatatatgaaattgaaCCTAAAAGGATGTAGAATCAAATGTAACTATCACTATTACCATTAAGATTGCAATTACTTACTTGGATTCTTATAAACAAGAGCATCAAACCAACATCAGCAAGCAACAAATCAAACAGGAAGTAGAATCTCAGCTGTTCTTGGTTTCACTGCCTTGATGAGCATAAATATTACCTCTGACATTAAAAGCAAAGAGAACCATGACAAATAGCAGAGATAAAAATGGCGGGATTTCAAATTATAGAGATGGGTCAAACCTCCCCTATGGTCAAACCTCCCCAGTCTCCCTTATTTATCAGGAATTACAAAAAACTGTATCGAACCTTCACTTTACCCCAAAGTGAACGACGATTTTGTGTTGTACATGTTACGTCCGTTGTTGTAATGGTTTCAATAATCATGATCTTAGtcattttctgtgcattttacAGACAAAAGTATTTAGGAAATATCCGGTTTTGTTTGGAAATAAGaggaaaatgttcatttttattcaaaaAAAGCTATTTGACATTTATGACAGCAAAACATACACATCTCCCTAGATATCCCTCACTTTCATTCAACTATATCATGGAAAAATGAATATAGTACAACAtttctacaataattttaattagcaGTAAAATATTATCACTCTTGCACATAGAagtggaaatgaccgattttgaatGGATTGGTAATTGCAACACTTAAAATGTTAGAAATGTCTGTTTTTGATACAAGAAAAGACCatgaaaatattggcattagtATGATATGAAATTATCCgattttgattgaaaatactgattttaccaTACTGTTACTCATGGAAATGGCCGAGTTAGAATAAAAATAGTAACATACtcagaaagatgcctctctaaaCATACTGAAACCGTaaactcattttttgttttcggtggaaatgGCCGGTTTTGTTTGCAACCTCCACAGTTATAGATTATGTCACATATTGAATAATTTTGGGAGGCTGCATTTTGAAAACGGTCGTCTAGAAGGCACTGTACTGTTGAATGTGATGGACACTAATTCACACTCACCTGAGGTTGATGAATTTTAACAATGATAAAGAAAGTCATTTTCTTATTAAGGAAAATAAAGCTGTGAAGTTTTTATTAAAGATTTATGGCATTGAAAGAGATTTATCCCTGAATAAACAATTTGATTGATTCTCATTGCTAAGTGTTTGACGTAAGTGACTCTTCTCGATAGTCTCTGCTTTGTAGATATCAGTTTTGAACCGTTCATCTCATGCATGTATGTTGGTTAATATTCTTGCACATAGAATGCTGTGGACCACAATTGCTATTATTGTGTCATCTATTACCAAATGTTTCTAGCAGAGTATTGTTAGGccttattataaatttttttcgTTTATTCATCTTATTGCATATGCAATAAACTTTCACGTGCAGTGAATCCGTTACATGAATCCaatactttattttctaatttagaacCTCCAAAGAAGATCCTTGAGTTAAAAGGGCTCTAAGTAAAGTTACTGGCTGATAGTTCCTGAACCAAGTGTCCTGTTTTTTATGGACAAATGTTTAGGTAGAGCTGTGAGACTGCAAAGGTTTCAAATGTTCAGATCAGAAAAACAGGGATGAGATCCTAGCTTTTTTGCCTAAGTTCTGAAAGACTTCTGTAAGATCATTAGAACTTATATTGAAAATGTAGAACTAAGTTACATGTCTAGGGACGTAAAAATTCTGACAGACTGAATGCATATAGATAGCTGTACCTCATTTCAAATGTAATATAATGCCTAACATGGATTGATGCATCAGGCGTCGACTGCTTGATGAAGACCGACGTGAAGTACGCATGCTGCAGGAGTTACTGCTGGAGGATGGGGAGCTGCACTCAGAAGGTGGAGGACGGGAGCGAAAATTTCGTTGGAAAAATATCAGTAAGTTTCCATTGTTTTATATTCACTTGTATTTATCTTCCCTCTTACAATATAATAGGAGATGTCTGAAGAACTACAATATAACAGACATTTAATAACTGGTTTTCTTTGTATTACTTCTATTGCTGATAATGTGTTTCAACAACACAGTGTTTTGAGGATTAGGGTTGTCTTAGATCATCATCATGTCAGagtcaacctggttggcgagttggtatagtgctggccttctatgcccaaggttgcgggttcgatcccaggccaggtcgatggcattaaagtgtgcttaaatgcgacaggctcatgtcagtagatttactggcatgtaaaagaactcctgcgtgacaaaattctggcacatccggcgacgctgatataacctctgcagttgcgagtgtcgttaaataaaacataacattttttcaacATTCTTCATGTCAGAGAGTTGAACCTACTCAATGAAACCATTGAAACTGGTTGTGCCAATATGTTATCtgatcattatttaaaaattccacATAAAAAGGATTATGAtagattatattgtattaatgagaAGCATGGAAAAGTTACTAGTATGGTGTACTTTTGTTCAGATGTATAAATTGGACATAGTACAATGAAAACGCATCTGCTTCCCATTAAAACTATAatagattttattcatttctgTATACTAtgatattatacaggatgtttcagaactCAACTGAAGAAATTTATCTGGTTATAAAGGGGTAGTAGACAAGCAATTTTAGATAGGAAAGCCAGGGGTCTCTGAAgaaaaatatctgagttatcaGTTGTTAAAATTGATTACATTTGATACTCATAATCCAGCATGAAAATGAAATAGGGATATTGAATGATATGGGATGGTTTCGAACCTTATTAGAGATTGGATGAAGCCTGTTAAGAACTAATAAACCGTGATTTAAAAATTTAGCTTTCACAGAATCTGTAAAATTGTCGCCTTACAAAGGGACAATATGCCAATGGATCTCAAGCCAAAAGGTAATACATTCGAGATTTTTAATCCAAATACCTCAATCAGTGACGTACTGACCCAAAAAATACTTCATGCCATAATGTGCAAGTTTGATTCCGCAAATCCATAGCTTCCTATTACTTACCTAGGACTTCTCCACAACCCCTTAAATTTCTTCAGTTGAATTTTGAAACGCCCAGTATAACCAAGGCCTGTTCCTAGGACTGCATTAGTTAAATAGTTGAACttgattacattttttttttttctttttaattctgcAAGCTTTATGTCCTGTACCCTGCATTATTGTTTTGTCTTCCAGATAATGTAGATGATAATGATCTGCAACGTCGTGATTCAGATAATGAAGGCAATGAGGACGTTGAGAATGAAGATGAGGAGACCTGGCGTCGTCTGAGACACGAACGTGAAATGTTCCTGCAACAACATAAGGTTCATGTTCTTGTTTGGTTGCAGAACAGCATGTATTCTTCAACTTTTTGCTACTTATTTTCATTTCCAAggatgaaaattattttacaatgtacagtagtaatattcattcatagtgttctgcctaagggtagctctttcactgcaaacccagcattctccagtcttctctattttctgccatcctcttaatctccgcatatgatccatatcttaatgtgcatccttcagaaggcagtgatccagccaataattctttttcctctttctgatcagtttcatcattattctttctttatccactctttccaacacagcttcatttcttattctgtctgtccatctcacatgctccatccttctccatatccacatttcaaatgcctctagtcacttctcttcacttcatcgtaacgcccatgtttctgtcccatacaatgctacactccacataaagctcTTCACTAATCTctctcttagttctttctccagaggttcgcagaagatgctcctttttccattgaaagcttcctttgatattgctagcaataataatagtctgGTATTACTTGACTTGATGCCATTTATGATCAGGCTTCTTAATTCATTATTGCTAAT
This genomic interval carries:
- the LOC138699752 gene encoding tigger transposable element-derived protein 4-like, coding for MPFKWKPTENPRKKVDPGVMKAAVKRVLDDNVSIRAAAVEYEVDRKTLGRYVTKVKEGNETAFKADHNSSQIFSSEEENDLEKYLLTAARLNYGLTPKELRRFAYEYAVARGKPIGDNWKRNNQASYDWERGFMHRHPRLSLRNPQGKSLGRGTAFNPTSVGEFFQNLRSVYHTNKFGPESIYNLDETGVTNVQKPGKVIAPKGEKQVSKMTSAERGTLVTLCCAVSATGNAVPPFFVYPRQRLNDKMIDGAPVGSCAGVSPSGWMTGETFVHYWEHFIKHTKCSKERPVLVILDNHESHVTPQTLQIAKDNGITLITLPPHTSHKTQPLDRTVFGPFKTVYNQAIDDFMTTHPGETATIYQIPKFVGNAFPVSFTPANIISGFKCTGIWPFDSTIFNSTDFMSSYVTYRPSPASEDAAAISKEPHPTLITQPSCSGISPEQVRPFPKAGPKKSKNGRKRVVSRVLTDTPVKAAIEKEYEERVNRKRNQATLPSKTIRKIFPNDCEDSVSIEKERKKRRESHFTPTADEDEASENITDDDDCEEVNNEDWGVMSAKSGDFVLVKFCTKSTACHYVGKVIQIREYECKVKFMRRYRFGSDCFVYPDVEDTSYVPFEDMKILPKPVFQDGTERMSSKLRFSVRFINLNVR